AGCACACCGGGCACGAAGCGGACCTGACGCTCGACACCGAGTTGATGCGCAAGCGCACGCATTCTCCAGAGCGGGTCGCTTCCAGGCGGACTCGCCTCGGGATAGCCAGCTTCCTGGCCGCAAATGATCAGCACCACGTTTTCACAGCCGGGCCGGCGGAGGGCTTCGAGCACGTTTTCAACACCCTTGTAAGGTCGCACCAACCCGTAGCTGATCGCTACCGTTCGGTCTGTTGGAATCTCGAGCTGCTGGCGTGTCGCCTCTCGTAATCGAGCGGCTGGTGGGTACATCGTGTAGATGCCGAGCTTGGATACGACCGTCTTGTGGGCCGCCTCCGGTGCGAAGCGCTGCAATTCCTCACGCGCGGCTTCGGAGTGCACAACCAAAGCGGCTGCGTGCCGATAGACGCTTCGGTGCCGCTGCAACACCACCGCGTCTGAGTCGCCTTCGTGCGGAAGGACATTGTGCACGGTATGGATCGTTGAAATGCTCAGGGCCCGGCAGAGCTCCCAGAACCGTGTGTCGTGAGCGAAAATGATTGGCCACTGTGTCCACACCGCATCGTACCCTCGAAGCTTGAGCACGAGCACCAATTCCGCCGGAAGTATCAAACGCTTGATCGTAGCTCGAAGCTTGCCTGCCCCCGGTCGCCGCGGCTTGGAAGAAGGCTTGAGAGCGAGCCGCCCAGCACCGGGCTGTCCGTTCATACCGTGGCGAAGTGTCCCCATCTGCTTGACCAGCGGCGAACCCAAGACTGGGAACACCCTATGTCGTCGGGGAAGAGCGATGGTCGGAAGCATCGCGCTGGCACTACAGTAAAGGTCGACAGACACCCCGTTGCTGACCAGCCCCTCCGCAAGCTCGTGGCTGTAGCCACCAATCCCAAAGTCGCCAAGCGGATCGATGAGCGCGATTCTTGAGGATCCGGACACTAGAGATCTCTTTCCGCGCGCGATAGGCCCGGCTTGCCCGTATCCACCGTCGCGAGTTGGGCCAGCGACGAGCCCGCATCTTGCCCTTCGCTTCCTCGCACGACTACACTCCGCACCATCGACTCTGCGAGCCCGCGTCGTCTCGCGTGTCGCCACACACTGCTCAGGGATTGCCCCGGGTTGAGGGCGAGATCCAGCACTCTCGAGATGATCGCACGCGTCAATCGCACACGGCTCAATGGATGACCGAGCTCTCTCAGCTTCTCTCGATGGAATGCGAAGACCTCTCGATCGCGTACCTCGAGGACAAAGCGCGCCAAGAACGCATAGTAGCGTGTGAGGTGCGTCGTGAGGCACTGCTCGCGCTCCGCCTCGGTGAGATAAACGGGACCATAGCGGACGAGATCATCGAGCCTCGCCGGCCAGTGCGGTATGAATCGTCGATACGAGGAAGTCAGAGAGTCGTTGTCGGTACGCGTGAAGCTGAGGACCTGATGCACGAAGCCGAAGTCATGATCCTGCAACACGTCCAGGCAGACTTCCTTGTCCGCATGCAGGTTTGCTTCGTTGAAGAACGCCTGCCGGCTCCGGACGGTGTTCGCACGATACAGCACTGACGTGGGCGTGCCGAACGGATAGACGCCGGCGAGAAGCTTGAGCCGGCACACCTCTCGTCCCGCAACGACCGTGCTCGGGTAAGGCAGACCATACCACCACACCTCTGCGCCGCGAAGCCCATAGGCGCCGACGATGGCCACCGATGGGTGTGCCTCAGCCACCGCCACCATGCGCGACAGGCACTCGGGGAAGAGCCAATCATCCGCCAAGACGAACTTGCAGTACTTGCTCTCGGGCGAAATCTGGCGCGCAGCGATATTGTGATTGGCCATCACCGGTGCAAATGTCGCGTTGCTCACGACGCGGATGCGCGGGTCACGCGCCACGTACTCGTCTGCGATCTCTCGCGTGCCATCGGTGCTGCAGTTGTCGACGATTGTGTAATCCCAATTGGGATAGTCCTGAGCCAGCACGCTCTCGATACACTCTCGCAGATACGGCGCGCCGTTGTAGACCGGTGTGACCACACTCACCCGCGGATTCTTCATGGGGTTGGTCCTTCGCTTTCCCTCCGCCCCCCTACTCGTTCCAGCCAGATCTCTCGCCAGAAGGAATGGATGCTGCGCGGGCAGAAAAGACGATTCGGGTGGATGCTGAGATCCCCCACGCAGGTCGCCCCGTCGAGGACGATGCACTCCGTGGGAAGCGTCAACATCCTGCCGGTTCTCTCATCGATGATGCGCTCGGGCCGCGCGAGCACCTTGAACGTCCGGCCGCAGTAGCGCACCATTTCCGGATCGAAATACAAGCCGCGATTGCGACGCCGTACATCGAGCGTCTCGAGGATCTCCTCCTTTGGCTTGACCCGCACCTCGTCACCAGGGCGAAGCCCGAGGACCGCAACCGGCGTCTTGGTCAGCGTGCCTCGAATGTGTGGATACCTTCGTCCGCCGCGGCGCCGCTGAATGGTGTTGAAGATAGCGATTGCGATGCCGCGCACGATGTCTCCGAGCCGCACGTTCTTCGAACGAACGTCGCGGATGTACTGGCGAACATCCCACCACTTCAAGATCCATGTGGCCCGCAGGAGCTCCGTGGCCTGGCAGGCATATCGCTCCCCCTTTGAGCCAGGATCAGCACCCGAAACGTGCACCGCGCGATGCAGCGCCTCCTCCGTGCATCCTTCAGCTCCCTGCGGAGCCGCCACCTCAAAAGGCCGCACCGCTGGACCTGGCGCCGCGCGTTTCAGCCATGCCTCTTTCCAAAACAGCAGGCACCGCATCTGACATCCACCGTGCGCCTGCCCGTCACAGCGGAGGCCATCGAGGTGAACCGTGTGGTACATCCGCCGCGTGCCGGTTTGCTCGATCGTGTCACACGTCTTGTCGGCCCGCTTGAACACGCGAAAACGCTGCCCGCAGAATTGCAGCATCTCCGGCAGCGCCTCGAGGCGGCCCTGCTCGTCCAGCGTCGCGAGAATCTCGTCGCGGCTTCGCACCTCGACGAGCTCGCCGGCTCGCAGGTTCAGGGCCAATGTCTTCAGCGGACGCCGCCCGGTCATCAATCAGCCTGTCGCGGTCTCCGTCGCCGGCGGCCCCAGCGTGCGCTACGATGCCCGAGAGCCCGACGCTTGCTCCAGAGCGCCCGCTTCCGCCGCAGGGGCCGTCGTGTCGTCGCGGCTCGCGGGCGCCGGGGAAGAGAGGTCGGTCAGGTTCGAGTGCTTCGTGACGTGTGTGCCATTGAGCCGCCACCGTTGAGGGATGTACAGGATCCCGAAGCGAGGGCCAATCACGCGGC
The Luteitalea sp. genome window above contains:
- a CDS encoding glycosyltransferase; protein product: MPHDAPHTLLCVLGALCPRGTRSRGLRIPSREAERARSSIEPCAIDACDHLESAGSRPQPGAIPEQCVATRETTRARRVDGAECSRARKRRARCGLVAGPTRDGGYGQAGPIARGKRSLVSGSSRIALIDPLGDFGIGGYSHELAEGLVSNGVSVDLYCSASAMLPTIALPRRHRVFPVLGSPLVKQMGTLRHGMNGQPGAGRLALKPSSKPRRPGAGKLRATIKRLILPAELVLVLKLRGYDAVWTQWPIIFAHDTRFWELCRALSISTIHTVHNVLPHEGDSDAVVLQRHRSVYRHAAALVVHSEAAREELQRFAPEAAHKTVVSKLGIYTMYPPAARLREATRQQLEIPTDRTVAISYGLVRPYKGVENVLEALRRPGCENVVLIICGQEAGYPEASPPGSDPLWRMRALAHQLGVERQVRFVPGVLSLQETSDLMAASDVVAVPYRKSYGSGVLLLALTFEKYVIATPAGGTGEYLASYPFATVINGPDPDEIAGALRAADNAVRKPREVRPDVSQLSWSAITQRTLVGLESLIPKLHAR
- a CDS encoding glycosyltransferase, translating into MKNPRVSVVTPVYNGAPYLRECIESVLAQDYPNWDYTIVDNCSTDGTREIADEYVARDPRIRVVSNATFAPVMANHNIAARQISPESKYCKFVLADDWLFPECLSRMVAVAEAHPSVAIVGAYGLRGAEVWWYGLPYPSTVVAGREVCRLKLLAGVYPFGTPTSVLYRANTVRSRQAFFNEANLHADKEVCLDVLQDHDFGFVHQVLSFTRTDNDSLTSSYRRFIPHWPARLDDLVRYGPVYLTEAEREQCLTTHLTRYYAFLARFVLEVRDREVFAFHREKLRELGHPLSRVRLTRAIISRVLDLALNPGQSLSSVWRHARRRGLAESMVRSVVVRGSEGQDAGSSLAQLATVDTGKPGLSRAERDL